One Gossypium raimondii isolate GPD5lz chromosome 3, ASM2569854v1, whole genome shotgun sequence genomic window carries:
- the LOC105793775 gene encoding protein BRASSINAZOLE-RESISTANT 1 translates to MTSDGATSTPAPRRKPSWRERENNRRRERRRRAIAAKIYTGLRAQGNYNLPKHCDNNEVLKALCSEAGWVVEDDGTTYRKGCKPPPIDIGGSSSKITPFSSQNPSPLSSAFPSPIPSCQVSPSSSSYPSPTRFDANNPSTLLPFLRNAIPSSLPPLRISNSAPVTPPLSSPTSRNPKPLPNWETIAKESMASFNYPFYAVSAPASPTHRHFHAPATIPECDESDTSTVESGQWISFQKFAPSTSQVPTSPTFFKLVKHLPPQNLHNDLGVKDKGRGAEFEFESGQVKPWEGERIHDIGMDDLELTLGSGKPQC, encoded by the exons atgacATCGGATGGGGCGACGTCGACGCCGGCTCCAAGGAGGAAACCGTCGTGGAGGGAGAGGGAGAATAACAGGAGGAGAGAAAGGAGGAGAAGAGCCATTGCTGCTAAGATTTATACTGGCCTTAGAGCTCAAGGGAACTACAATTTGCCCAAGCACTGTGATAACAATGAGGTCCTCAAAGCTCTTTGTTCCGAGGCTGGTTGGGTCGTAGAAGATGATGGCACCACTTATCGCAAG GGATGTAAGCCACCTCCAATAGATATAGGTGGAAGTTCAAGTAAGATTACCCCATTTTCATCCCAAAATCCAAGTCCATTATCATCTGCATTTCCAAGTCCAATTCCTTCATGTCAAGTCAGTCCTTCCTCCTCTTCCTACCCTAGTCCCACTAGGTTTGATGCTAATAACCCCTCTACTCTCCTTCCCTTCCTTCGAAACGCCATTCCTTCATCTCTGCCTCCACTCAGAATCTCAAACAGTGCCCCTGTTACACCCCCACTTTCATCTCCTACCTCAAGAAATCCTAAGCCCCTTCCCAACTGGGAAACCATTGCAAAGGAATCCATGGCCTCTTTTAACTACCCTTTTTATGCTGTTTCTGCCCCAGCTAGTCCTACCCACCGTCATTTTCATGCCCCGGCTACTATACCGGAATGTGATGAATCCGATACATCTACGGTTGAATCTGGACAATGGATAAGCTTTCAAAAGTTTGCACCTTCTACATCTCAAGTGCCGACTTCTCCAACTTTTTTTAAACTTGTGAAACATTTGCCTCCCCAAAATTTGCACAATGATTTGGGCGTAAAAGATAAAGGAAGAGGTGCAGAGTTTGAGTTTGAGAGTGGACAGGTGAAACCATGGGAAGGAGAGAGGATTCATGACATAGGAATGGATGATCTGGAGCTCACGCTCGGAAGCGGAAAGCCTCAGTGTTAA